One Chryseobacterium sp. StRB126 genomic region harbors:
- a CDS encoding TROVE domain-containing protein, with protein sequence MKFNFLKKEKTVVTNHEGAKAYVMTPAEELYSAVVTTGLSDITYEKGNDRLERIQSLIQKNDPEFVAKLAVYARKDMHLRSIPLVLATELAKEASGTDLVSRTVDGVIQRADEITELLAYYQLANERTETKKLNRLSKQIQKGLVKSFNKFDEYQFAKYNRKGEVTFKDALFLVHPKAKDENQQTIFNKIVYDILDTPYTWEVELSVLGQKKFADEAEKKLAFKNKWEELIFSNKLGYMATLRNLRNILEAGVSPEAMSKVCSYLSDERAVRNSKQLPFRFLAAYRELKKLDSPYLSSVWSALEEALVASAQNIKGFGFNTSVVIAADVSGSMQKSVSPKSKILLYDIGLLMSMILQSKCQNVVTGIFGDRWLRVPMPKQGILNNVDVFYKREGEVGYATNGYLVIEDLIKRKETVDKVMLFTDTQLYDTSGRGNSFEDTWNRYKMIAPNAKLYIFDLAGYGRQPIDVKRNDVYLIAGWSDKIFDVLNALEDQKSAIEIIQKVVL encoded by the coding sequence ATGAAATTTAACTTTCTAAAAAAAGAGAAAACAGTGGTAACCAACCACGAAGGTGCAAAAGCATATGTGATGACACCTGCAGAAGAATTGTACAGTGCTGTGGTTACAACAGGACTGTCAGACATTACTTATGAAAAAGGAAATGACAGATTAGAGCGAATTCAGTCTCTGATTCAGAAAAACGACCCTGAATTTGTGGCCAAGCTTGCGGTATATGCAAGAAAAGATATGCATTTGCGTTCCATTCCCTTGGTTTTAGCTACAGAATTGGCGAAGGAAGCTTCCGGTACGGATCTGGTGAGCAGAACGGTAGACGGTGTTATTCAGAGAGCAGATGAAATCACTGAACTATTGGCATATTACCAGCTAGCGAACGAGAGAACAGAAACCAAAAAACTGAACAGATTATCAAAGCAGATCCAGAAAGGTCTGGTGAAATCATTCAATAAATTCGATGAATACCAATTCGCCAAATACAACAGAAAAGGAGAAGTAACCTTTAAAGATGCCTTGTTTCTGGTTCATCCAAAAGCAAAGGATGAAAATCAGCAGACCATTTTCAACAAAATTGTATATGATATTTTAGATACCCCTTATACATGGGAAGTAGAACTTTCAGTATTGGGTCAGAAAAAATTTGCAGATGAAGCAGAAAAGAAGCTGGCTTTCAAAAATAAATGGGAAGAACTCATCTTCAGTAATAAATTAGGCTATATGGCCACTCTGAGAAACCTAAGAAATATTCTTGAAGCAGGAGTTTCTCCTGAGGCCATGAGTAAAGTATGTAGTTATCTGTCAGATGAAAGAGCGGTTCGAAACTCAAAACAATTGCCATTCCGTTTCCTGGCGGCGTACAGGGAATTAAAAAAGCTAGATTCCCCTTATCTATCTTCTGTTTGGAGCGCATTGGAAGAAGCTTTAGTGGCAAGTGCTCAAAATATCAAAGGTTTCGGATTCAATACTTCGGTAGTGATTGCGGCGGATGTTTCAGGTTCTATGCAGAAATCGGTTTCTCCTAAGAGTAAGATCTTGTTGTATGATATCGGTTTGCTGATGTCTATGATTCTGCAGTCAAAATGTCAAAATGTGGTTACAGGAATCTTTGGTGACCGATGGTTGCGTGTTCCGATGCCAAAACAGGGTATTTTGAACAATGTAGATGTATTTTACAAACGTGAAGGGGAAGTAGGATATGCTACCAATGGATACCTGGTGATTGAAGACCTTATCAAAAGAAAAGAAACAGTAGATAAAGTAATGTTGTTTACAGATACTCAACTGTACGATACCAGCGGAAGAGGGAACTCTTTTGAGGATACATGGAACAGGTATAAAATGATAGCACCCAATGCTAAACTCTATATTTTTGATTTGGCGGGTTATGGCAGACAGCCCATCGATGTCAAAAGAAATGATGTATACCTCATTGCAGGTTGGTCAGATAAGATTTTTGATGTATTGAATGCGTTGGAAGATCAAAAATCAGCCATAGAAATCATTCAAAAAGTAGTGCTGTAA